The Lathyrus oleraceus cultivar Zhongwan6 chromosome 5, CAAS_Psat_ZW6_1.0, whole genome shotgun sequence genome includes the window aGACATACTTCAGTGGAGGAATACTCCGATTTTCTGCGGGACTGAGACCATTCAGTAGTGCCTTTCTTGAGTGAATTATGAAATGCCTAGTAGGTGACAAAGAAGAGACCTTGTAAATGAAATCACCTGATAGACAAACAGCAAGAGTGCCAAATAAAGATCAATGTGTAATCTCAACAATCAAGGGCACAAATATTTTGAAGAAATAATAATTCCGCATAGAGTAAGGGCTTTTAAATTATATCAATAACAAATAGCTTTTAGGACAATTTTTACACACAAAGTGCCCATCTTATTATGCCGAATCCCATATTCTAAGAAGTACGAAACCAGCATCTAAGATTTGAGTGTCATTTGCTACAAACTACAGTTATATGATGCTTTTTAAAAGAAGGCTTATATGAAGAAAAAATGGGAATGGAAGGTCGTGGTCAGCGTCGTATAGTCAATAATCCAGATATCCTCAAAAATATTACAAGATGCATTCAAAATTGAGAACATATATTCTTATAAGTTACAGCTAAATAACAAGAAGCACCAAGATTGTTTTCATCCATATGGAGGAGTGGACAACAATTAAGGATGAACCAAGGAGAGAAAAAGCACTATGGCGTCGAGAGAAAGAATCAAAAACATTTTCCACGGCCCTTTTTAAAACCACATCTCACCGCATTTCCTCATACAAAATCACACTCCCCAAATGCCACACGTGCCTACATCATATTATACTGCAGCCCATTTTGAGTTAATATTTTCAAACATTCCCCATCATTTCCTCCAAACATTCATGGGTCTAACAACTTATAAGCCCTAGTTAAGGCTTGTAGTATGCCTTGAGTATGGATGGAAGAAAAAATGTTGTTAAGAAAGGGTCTTACATAGTTCATTGTATGAATCATGATCATCCACGCCGATTCGGCATTTGACACTGACAGGTACGTTTGTATTGGCAGCAATTACTGAAACAGCCTCGGCAACAAACTTTCCTTGTATGCATTAGAGTTCTCTATTAATGCACAATGATGAAGAAAACATAAATCTCTTTGCATGCAATATTTAACTGAGGGTAGTTTTCTAACCTTTGGCTCAAGCATAAGACGCGCACCAAAGCACCCACGTCCAGCTACTCTAGGACTAGGGCATCCACAACTACATAcattgaaaaataaataaagggAACTGTCTGATATCAATATAACAATGACATTTAAAAACTTAAGATGGTAAGAAACAAACTAACTTGAAGTTGATCTCATCATAGCCGTAAGCATCAGCAAGTTCGGTTGCTTTTGCCAAATTCTCTAAATTACTGCCTCCAATTTGAAGCACAATAGGATGTTGGTCTGGAGAAAATGCCAAGAATCTGTCCTGAGCATAAGAAACAAAAATAATCAATGGTTTTTCACAAACTATTTGTCCCAAAGCAATGGTTTTCTATACCACCTCATAAATTTCTTCTCTTACACTGCACACACACATACCCAAACCAAGGAGTGCACAATTTTGTACTCTCTCCGTCTCAAAATAAACGTCTTTTAAGATTGTTACACGCGGATTAAGAAAAGTAATGATTGAATAAATAATGTAACAATTTTACAAAACTGCCCTTAATTACCATTGGTTATCATAAATGCATAGTATGATTTAATAACTTGAAAGTAGTGTAAACAATATTTATTAGAGGTAAAGTTGATAAAAATTAATTAATGTTGGCATGTTGCATTGAAAAAGTAAAGTGACTCTTATTTCGGGACAAATTTCTTTGGCTAGAACCACTTGATGCCAAAACTGACCCCGGAATCGGATTAGTCGGGCTACTGGACCGGATACTGGCGGTGgaaaaaaaaaacttattttGGACAGAGGGAGTATTAGAATTATCTAGCATGAGAAGTGAGAACACAATTTTTCCTACACTTTTCTCATTGAAATCCCACCCTTTTAACAGCTTGAACTTATAGGAGATTAAAACTTCAACAAATTGCAACCACAAATCCCATTATCCACACAACTCCTTCTTAGTTTATTTACATTTTCTTTGTCTTTTGTTTACAAGCATAATTATCTGTACCTCTGAAAAAAGATGTGTCCTATCTGAAACACAGACACTTGTAACACgtttaatttattcattttttctCAAATTATTATCGATGTCGAAGTGTCAGTATCAGCATAGTGTTTCTGGTGTCATAGGAATTATCATTATAAACTTACCAGATTACCCTTTTGATAAACAATTGTTTCAGCGGCAAGCATCTCGGTATAGAGCCAAGCATGTTTCGAAATGAGGCGTGCAAGAGTTCTATAATGATTATCAGTCCAATCCATCATCGGAGCGACACTAAAATCCAAGCAACAACAAACCATATCAAACCAGAACATCATGCCTATCTTTAGATATCAAAACATAAAGTTAATAATAGATGAAACACAACAGAAAGCAAAGATACCTAAACCAAGGAGGAAAGTAGTCATTTGCAACCATTGCAGCTACACGGTGTGTTTCTTCCTTTGAAGTGTAAGCAGATAAGAACCCTAATCTACACAAATTCCTCTAAGATGTATGAAACTTGCATCAATTTGAAGTAAAAATGCGATTGAGAATTGGGAGACAAAAATTGAAGAGAAATTAGGTTAAGGAAGGAGAGCGGCGGAACTTACTCGGAAACCAGCGGATGTTACTCAGAATCCGGCGGTAAACTGAGAAGTTTTGAGTTTTCTGCGTTGGTTTGATGTGTGTAGTACAAGAGTCTCCTCTCGAACCAAGGTACTCCTACTTCCtaatagatttttttttattttgtttattttatttataaaaattatatattttttcttATAAAGATGTGAGTTGGAAGTCTCttattgttttaaaaaaaatgaagATTTGATATTTTATAAGTGAGATGATTTATACACATATCACTTTAATATTTTGGATGAATATATGATGTCCCTCATACGAGAATCTCTTAATGCACCTTATATATTATTAGTGCATCACGTGAAAATTACTAAAATACCTTTAGATTCCGAAGATGGATCTTCGGATGCATCCCAAGCACACACAACATATGCCAATTTTGAACGACGTCCTAGGAGTGGTTCTTTTGTTAATCCGGAAATGCATCTCCGAAATatgactgaatatgcattttcGTTAACATTATGAATCACAAACAGAAGCAGAAAATCAAAAAGTTGTATTTTGAAAAACTAAAATTATCATTCATAACATAAAATCAAAATTACATAGATGATGTCAACAAAAAATGAAACATTACATTTCAATATTCAGGTGGACGCGTCAACATCTTCATAATATCTTCAACCAGTCTTGAAATCGTCGTTTCCAACTCGATCAGAATTTTTGTTTTCAAATGAAAAAATATATTCCACATAGCCCTTACATTTACATCCGTCTTCAGCTAATAGTTGTTGTACTTAATTTTGTCATTGTTGTTAATTGGCGATAAACGGTACTCGAGCTTCACAATTTTCCGATTATCTTCGTAAGATAGGAGATTATGCTCTTCGTATTGAAGATCTGCAAAAGATGTGTACTCATTGAGCTTAAACTTTCACCCGGGTGTCACGCTGGAAAAAGAGACATTTACGACATACCAGATGATGTTTATTTGTGACATTTGAGACATTTTCTATTTGTATGAAATAACAAACAATAGCTTGAATTTATAGAAGTTGTAGGCAAATGTGGACCTCAAAATTTCTATCATGTATCAGTCCTAGTTTCAGAGATACATCTTCGGTACCGTCCTATTATCTTATTCCGAAGATACATCTCTAAAACCTCTCATGAACCAGGCAAAAGACAGaacttgtgttttgtttggcaaatgaataattttttttggcaaacatcaaatatattaaaatatttaaaattgtATATATTACATTTCATTAATATTATTAAACAATTACATAAACTTAATTTATGACCAAAAACTAAAATGAATCGAAAGATTTGTCGTCGGCTAAATTTATAAGTATGGATGATATCCCCTTTGAACTTTGTGtatttgattctctttcaatgtTGCTCAATTTCTCAAACTCTTGCATCATTTCCACAAAATGGTCCAGCCAATGTTGTAGAATGAGTTGTCCACTTCAGCGATGTAAGTGGTATAGGGCATCCCGATTTTAAATAAAGTTGAACAAAGTGTCGTGATTTTGAAAGTTGCCCAATACACATAATAcaatcatttggattttgaggtggggCGATGCGCGATGGGAAAAAGGTTTTCGAAAAACCATATCTTGTCACAGATGCACCTCTGTCATCCGAACCATTACCATACCTTCCAATTACCACGACGAATCCCATTTTGAATGACTCCATACGAATCCATTGAAACATGTGATCATGAAATTCAAACTCTTGCTCAATTTTAAATTGGTTGCCAACATCTACCGTCTTCACAACAACACATCTGGAATCCGAAGACACGACATGTTTGGGGAAAACATCGGGGTGCATCATATATAATGAAAACAGTTAAAATAAAATACTCAATAAGTATTAATACTATAAACAAAGCTGAAAAACTGAAAATAGACAAATATCGGATATGCATTTCCAGTTGACTTCATGCAGACTCCTAAAATGTATCTCTAGAATAAACTCACTTTTTTCATACAAAAATAATATTAATGTGAGAAATGAGGCTTGAAATAAATGATATTTACCTGGAATTCCAACTTCTTTTGCTCCCTTTAATGTGATGAAACACACGATTGAGGATTTGGAATGAAAACGGGGGATTGAGAATGAAAGGGTTTTCGATAAGGGTTTGGAGTCGAAAACAAATATGGTTGTGTGATCATGCAGGTGAGTGTTTTATCAATttattctggagatgcatctccgaaaataTCAAACATGCAAAGGTCACATAAATTTCAAAATTCGGGCCCAAACCTCCGTAGATGAATCTCCGGAAAATCCATTAGGCTGCTTAACTATCAATATATTTGTTGCAAGTACCCAGAGATGCATCTTTGAAATAATTTTGTGTGTTAATCTGGGGTGGCACTGGTTTGATTGATTATAAAAGTGGTGCATGGTGCGtccggagatgtatctccggaaTCTGATGGGCATTTTTGGTTTTCCATAGGGTATTTTTTCATCCCATAGGATGGAATAAGAAATTCCCCTCTCTCACTTGTGTGTTTCTCTTGACCTAATATGGATGATTCTCATGATGACCCAACATTCTTTTGGTTTTAAATACTAACTTATAGTCTAGGATGATAGTTGAGAGAACCCTGACGTTAGAGAAAGAGCGAGCCATTGTATAGAACTATGGGAGGTATGCTTTGATGTTGTAAAGTGGAGTAGCATCAGTATGCTTTCTGGTTAGTCATTTATTTACAGACTCAGTTATGGTTATATAAATATTGATGTAAAAAATTATCACAATTCTATTGTAGCATTGATGGCAAAGGCATTCCTACATTCAGTTAAGGTTGTGTGTTTGAATCCAATGAGTAACAAATCCTTTATTATGCAAATTAAGCATGTCTAGTTAATCTACCATATAAGAAAGAAATATGTTATAAATATTACCATTatgatcgcgacttagtaagtctatggaaatcgtgactgcaagtgcacagtcctatcaCGTAGTTGTAAAGATCATtgaacccacaaggactaataatcgaacgtattgtggtctaatgttgctatgtaaatctaaggttgatggtcgttctaagattggagggatgaagagaaataactataacgtaaataAAAGATTAATAAAGATATTTGATAAAGGGGATATTggtatgtaacgcatcaaacttcggggattcgattgatagttggtgtaatcttattggtcaaaatattcttcagtagaaattatttataaaaaggacttggtctcacactctcatttttattgactctgaccatactcctaaaccagaatgcttggttctcgcggtctcattttgaatttaaaagtaatttttgaatataaataaagtctaattgatcctaaagcgctctctgtaacacccttctaaataccccaaattattattattaaaataacaatatatatattcatcagagtaattatgccccgaagggtgtcacacaatcatttcacaacaattatcaaaatatcctgtcatgctcatttctttaatcaaaataagattctttgcataaatcgcagcggaatcaattcaacatcaatgtaaaacatgtaacacaatacatgtcaatcattcaacaacagaaatcaaattaattaaaacatcccctcccgatgttacatctatcagagcatgacccataagaaactactctagactccaagcattagcttctactcaactcactgcttgttacctgaaaaagagttgtaagggtgagttcctcaatcaatataacgagcattatacaacattatgtaatgttaagtaaataacgcatcaaatcaccctaaccagaccACATATTCAATAACAGCAGTATCAACTCAAACAACATACTTAACAATAacatatatcatatgtataatctcaaaccatactcaatggccacacaacaataccaacacaaacacacgtgtaatattggaatacatccattcatattacacgccatacatatattatgaaatgagactccatgcatgcggtaccgactatttgtgaacatatagttcaacctcaccgtccaaatccaggcacggctaccaagctcactagtcccactcatttgagacatagtgactcactcactaattcctcaccatgggaattagctaccaccccaaatgggccatgaaatgcacgctactcacctagcatgcaaacaatcaacaacagtccaaaaatgactaaactcactaattcctcaccatgggaattagctaccacccgaaggccacaatatgcatgctaatcacctagcaatgcaacatcaacaagaatcaagaatagacacatgctcacactctaagccataatacagtctattcacaaatgtatacattcacatcatcatgtataccatcacacatcatcaacataattaatcacaaaagcatatcatatcatgccacaaaagcaaacacagtattagcacactctactaatacctatgccactcaaaacaacgggaaatgatccctatcacatcatatctcagctaagtcgcatcactcagcctagacaaccaaaaactgcacaacagtagcacaacaaaacacaattctgcccatacgcgtattgcctctgccatacgcgtattgcccaaacctggccaaacTCATACGCGTAATGtccactctcatacgcgtattgcgcgttccctcgcccaactcatacgcgtaccacccctctcatacgcgtatgctacgcgtattAATCTCCtattacgcgtaccaacagagaccaattcacgttcaaaatgtcatctttctcacccatacgcgtaaggcttccccccatacgcgtaccaacatctcatacgcgtattgcctagtgccatacgcgtatgaccagaaaccagagctcacagatctgcaatggctttctctgctacgagatctacccaattcaaccttctacagtccaaatttcacacacaattcattcatatcatctaacacgaatcatacactttcgatttcacaaatttctaacctttctacctctaattcctacgaatttcgtcaattataatccaaattttcgttcatctccAAAGTTTCACAATTCAgcatatatcatccaatcagaggtaaaacaaatggtctattactacccagtacatatcatcccataatacccgttaattgatgataaaccccccttacctgagttaatccggcagcctctgagctccaagcttctccttccttcaaccttcgttctctggttctctttttgccctttctgcctcttttcccctttcacgtgaaaacctttttccaaaagttgggactttttattattccaacttatatactccaataatattattccactaaataattaccccaataattattattccaaaataataataaaataataataatccaaacttccaattattcaattaaattaataaataaaatattaatttaaattaaataattagcttagtttaattggggtgttacaactctcccccactaaaagagttttcgtcctcgaaaacatacctcaatcgaacaactccggataagcctccttcatctggctctccagttcccaagtcacattgccacctgctggtcctccccaagctaccttcaccaaggcaatctctttaccccgcaactgcttcaactctcgatcctcgatcctcataggtgatgtctcaacagtcaggttatctctcacctgtacatcatctatttggactacatgcgacggatcatgaatgtatctcctcaactgagacacatggaaaacatcatgcaaattcgcaagtgacggcggtaaagcgatacgataggctacttcccctatcctctccaaaatctgataaggaccaataaatcgaggtgtcaacttcttcgacttcaaggctcgaccaacaccagttatcggagtaacacgaagaaacacatgatctccctcttggaattcaagtgatttcctcctcttatcatgataactcttctgacgactctgagcaattctcatcttatcctgaatcatcttaatcttttccgtagtttgttgaacaatctccggtccaaccaccgcactctcaccggactcataccaacataaaggtgtccgacatctcctaccatacaaagcttcaaacggtgccataccaatactcgaatgaaaactattgttgtaggtgaactcaatcaaaggcaaataacaatcccaagcacctcctttttctaaaacacaagctctcaaaagatcctctaatgactgaatcgtcctctcagtctgaccatcagtttgcggatgatatgcagaactcaatctcagcttagttcccaaagccctctgcaaaccttcccagaactttgatgtaaatctaggatctctgtccgaaacaatactcgacggaataccatgcaaacttacaatcttctcaatatacaactcggctagcctctctaacggataatccattctgatcggaatgaaatgagccgacttcgtcaatctatccacaatcacccaaatagcctcaaaattcttacttgtcctcggcaaaccagaaacaaaatccatactgatactatcccacttccactctggaatagccaacggttgcattagtccagacggcttctgatgctcaatcttcgacttctgacaagtcaaacaagaataaacaaaactcgcaatttctcttttcattcccggccaccaaaataactttttcaaatcatgatacatcttcgtagctccaggatgaatactcaagccactacgatgtccttcttccagaatactcttcttaagctcagtaacatccggaatacacacccgatcactaaatctcaaaacaccattctcatcaactctgaattcaccaccttggccttgattcactaaagtcaacttatcgACCAAACtcatatcggatttctgaccctctctgatctcatccaaaataccactcgttaacttcagcattcccaatttaacactattgtgagtactctcacataccaaactcaagtctctaaactgctcaattaaatccaattctctaaccattaacatagacatatgcaatgacttccgactcaacgcatcagccactacatttgctttacccggatggtaattcaaaccaaagtcataatccttcagaaactctaaccatctcctctgtctcatattcagctctttctgatcaaacaaatacttcaaacttttatgatcactgaaaacctcaaatcttgatccgtacaaataatgcctccacaacttcagaacaaacaccacagctgccaactctaaatcatgtgtcgggtagttcctctcatgaacccttagttgtctcgaagcataagctataacctgcttattctgcatcaacacaccacctagacccaacaatgaagcatcacagtaaacctcaaataattccgacgaactcggtaataccaggataggagcagtagtcaaccttctctttaattcttgaaaaccttcttcacatttcgaatcccaaacaaacgcttgcccctttctagtcaacatcgtcaacggtaacgccaacttagaaaatccctcaatgaacttcctataataaccagccaacccaaggaaacttcgaatctcagtaacagacttcggagcttcccacttagataccgcttctatcttagaaggatcaacagcaacaccacctcttgaaatcacgtgaccaagaaaactcacctcttccaaccaaaattcacatttggacaGTTTAGCGAATAACctcttttctcggagaacttctaaaaccactctcaaatgctcagcatgttcttcttcagatttcgaatacaccaaaatgtcatcaataaacaccacaacaaactggtctagatacggatggaaaatcctattcatatactccatgaatactccaggcgcattagtcacaccaaaaggcattacagaatactcataatgtccataccttgttctgaaagcagtcttctgaatatcctcagttttcacacgtatctgatgatacccagatctcaaatctattttactgaacacactcgcaccaa containing:
- the LOC127085597 gene encoding uncharacterized protein LOC127085597 isoform X2, translating into MVANDYFPPWFSVAPMMDWTDNHYRTLARLISKHAWLYTEMLAAETIVYQKGNLDRFLAFSPDQHPIVLQIGGSNLENLAKATELADAYGYDEINFNCGCPSPRVAGRGCFGARLMLEPKFVAEAVSVIAANTNVPVSVKCRIGVDDHDSYNELCDFIYKVSSLSPTRHFIIHSRKALLNGLSPAENRSIPPLKYEYFYGLLRDFPDLTFTINGGINNIDETNAALKTGAHGVMVGRAAYHNPWHILGNVDTAIYGVPSIGLTRRQVLEKYQVYGDSVLLKYGFRPTVRDIVKTVKSFLEETMVAIPDSVLDSSFAKSPPGREDLFANIDSLLPPPYRTRDEGSVYIH
- the LOC127085597 gene encoding uncharacterized protein LOC127085597 isoform X1, whose product is MVANDYFPPWFSVAPMMDWTDNHYRTLARLISKHAWLYTEMLAAETIVYQKGNLDRFLAFSPDQHPIVLQIGGSNLENLAKATELADAYGYDEINFNCGCPSPRVAGRGCFGARLMLEPKFVAEAVSVIAANTNVPVSVKCRIGVDDHDSYNELCDFIYKVSSLSPTRHFIIHSRKALLNGLSPAENRSIPPLKYEYFYGLLRDFPDLTFTINGGINNIDETNAALKTGAHGVMVGRAAYHNPWHILGNVDTAIYGVPSIGLTRRQVLEKYQVYGDSVLLKYGFRPTVRDIVKPLLGFFHSEPGNGLWKRKADSAFQTCTTVKSFLEETMVAIPDSVLDSSFAKSPPGREDLFANIDSLLPPPYRTRDEGSVYIH